GATCTTCTTCCACCCGTTTCTTCTTATAGTGTTCATCGTATCCGTGATCACCCTCATCATCATCGTGATCACCCTCACTTTGGACGTTAGATCACCCTTGTCGTCACCCTCATTGTGACAACCCCCACAATTGTCGCCATGATTGTGGCCAGCATCACCATGATCTTGGGTAACATCACCATGATCGTGGCCAACATCACCCTCAGCACGACAATCGTCACCATCATGGATAGGAAGCGGCGGGAGGACACATACTTTAGGGCCAGGAACTATGTGATGCATGTGAGCTACCTCGTCCTCAGTTGGTACCAGTCGTACCATTATAACGGAGTTTCCCTGCATCTGACAACTTAGGGTCATAAGCAACAAAAACTTATaacaataaatgaaaagaattttACATCCATTACATGTCGTCGATTGAAAATGTCTCTATGTAGTAAGGTGTATGTGGAGTTTTTCTTACTTTCCATTGAGACAAACGTGGAATGGCTGTCTCACTAATAGAAGTTGCCAGGAGGTTTCTGAGCATAAAAATTGTCTCATACGCTTATACTAACAAACAGGAAgatataatcaaatcatgaaAAATGATTGACGATAATGGAGAAGGAAGCACATGTAGAATATGTATGCGAACTAACCTGAAAGGCGAATGGGAATCTGTACAGGTTATATCTTGCTAACATCCCAGGTTCTGCTTGATCAATAACACCGGTGAGAGCTCTCTTAAGACTACTGATTATCTTCTAAAAAATCACACTACTCTAGTCATAGTTGCAAAACAATCTCCCAATCATCCATAATATCGAGGATGGTATAATCAAACACCTACTTCTTCTCCCTCCCCATCACGACCAACTCTATGAAATAGGCAAATGCCACTTTCACCGCATCCTCGTCACTTCTAAAGTCCATAGCAAAAAAATGTTCCTCAGCTTGAGTCTGTTTCAATCTAGGCCTATTGTTGAAGTATAGGTTTCTAAGCCAGGTAGGGTTAAGATTATTTCGCACCACTGCGTTTGTACCCTAAACCCAATAATGAGGTCAAACTCATCCTTACCAAATGACACCCTAGACCCAAACAGATTGAACGAAATACGTCCAATGACAATGAAAGATGGGTCTTCTTTGTGAGAAGAGAGTCCAACAATGGTTGAAGTTTTCATGGGAAGATGAATAGATTGAACTCaacgagaagaagaaaagaagtagAAAACCCCTAACTTACATGGGAATAtgaataaattgatttaaattgatggaaaaaatgatattttcacATGGTGGGTCCCCCACTTAAAGCTTGAAAAGATGGAAATGAGTTtaaaaaaagtagattttaaaaatgaggtTACTTTTGAATTGGAAAAAACTTTTTTGGTCAAAATCGGTAATTTCCCAAAAATTAGTGACTTAAATAAAACAACGTTCAAGAAGCAATAGATATACTTATTTAAGTgaaagtttaaatttaattttactaatGATGAAAAATTTATTGTAACTAAAGTGTGGGGTGGAGGAATTGAAGCTCTAATCTCGAGATCGATAATACAAGCATTATGCCAGTTGAGCTACGCTCATGTTGGCAAGTTTAATGAGATTTTATGCATAAATAAACCGATAAACTAATAAGAGACTCaatattattttacaaaatacaaagtctacatcataaaatattaaaaattaacatctaatttggatttttttttttttttttttttttttttttttttttttttttttacagtagagagtaaattgttacaattttgaaagaacaagaactaaattgttacatgctaagttcatggactaaattgttatacaattgaaagtacatggattaaattattataaacaaaagttcaaggactaaattgttatatacaTGAAAGTTTAGAAccaaaaatttcttttaaccTAATTTGTAGATAATTTAAACAACATCTTTAgagatgaaataaataaaaatggtaatcttaatattttaaatagttgTAAACATCATGTAACACCTTTTAAGTTTAGATTTGATTCTCTCATCCCAcgtattattttttgaaaaacaaatacCATGACATTTTTCATCgtttattttaacaaaaaatatttctaaaacaatTTCGAAGTTCAAAGGTATTGCTTggaacaaatttcaaatatgAGGACAAAATCAAACTTTCTAATGTTTAAGGGCATAACTAAAACAAACTCAAATtacaaaagtatttttttttaacctaaagATTAATGGCCAACATGAACATATTGAACCATTAATACAactatttcttcttttcaagtTCGAGGTTCCAATCCATACATATAAACTGAACAAAACTTAGCAGATAGGTCATCAATTATATCATTCAAATGATCGATAGTTTGATACACATGCCTCAAATTTTTGGTAAACAAATTATTGGAAAATATCCTTTTGGTTCCTAAATTTTGGTTCTAGTTTCTGTTCGGTCATTAGGTTTGAAAATGTTATACATTAGGCCAAGTTTACCATAGTGAAAAGGTAATAATCAATGGTAATGTAAAAAGTGGGCCCATTTGATTACCTTGGGTGTTGTTTACTTGTGTTGTGCATCCATACTGACACATGGAGCCCACTTCTGAATATGtgacaaaaaaatgaaaatcgatTTTGAGAGGAGAGTGCTCAATCCAATTGCATCTGGAAATtaacatggatttttttaaaatgccaaaatcgaatttgaaactgaaccgaaccgaaccgaaccgtttccacccctaacatctttattgataatagaatacgtTTAACactacaaactgcaagttttaggacatacaacccaacaacaACATGTTCTACAATGCATAAGAGTGTAACTATAGGTCTATAGTGGTTTTCTACTTAGTTAATGAATGTcgattaacttaattaaagagtttaattaattaatcttcgATCATTAGAgcttataatctgtaggtccattaggttcccctgcTAGCTCAAAATAGGTAAAACAAGGATtaaaagttttgaaagaatttgaaatgtttaaattgtttaaggGAATATATGTtagttgtatatgatacaattaatataatgtatgtggatacattataatataaagtttattttgaatgagattccaaattaaattaactatgagaattttaaataatatgaataaataatgtgaatgagattcatattaaaatgaatgagattcatattaaaactttagGTTATGAGAGATaagtatattttaatatgattaaaatatatatatagttaaatataagttatttgataagataaatagataaatagataaatgatttgatttaattgaattaagttaaattattttaattttaattaaaccaaGTAGGGGAGTGCGGATTTTTTAGTGGAGTTACAACTACACTCTCCTCTTTCTCACTTTAATTGCTGAATTCTACAATTTTGTGGGATTAAAGCTTTTTACATGAAAAAATTCTCTCTCTCAAGCTTTTCACTTTCATTCATTTTTCCTCTTTGAACAAGGTTTGCACCAACCTATCCTTGTTAGAGAATATCACGAAAGATAAAGTGGAGGTATCTAACTTGTAGAGAGGAAGTTTTGTTGTAAGATTAATACTATGGGAGGATAATTGAAGATTGTCTACGAAGGTATACTTCTTAATCTCAATACAATACTTAACCTAGTTAACTATACAACAGATGATGTTCTATATTCCTTTATATTACAATTTGGGTCATGGGCGTCATGTGTCAATACAAGTATGGAACACACGGTAAAACAACGACCCACTTTAcagattataattaattaatattaaatgataagatattaaatttgtctttACCAATCAACATAAACTTAGACCAATCAATGATTTAAGATTGTAGccttcttttatatttcaaacCCACGGGTGAGAAGAATActaaatgatataatattaaatttaatttcaccCATCATTTTAAGTTTTTTGACCTATCGATGATTTAACATGGTCtaatagtagtaataataataataataataataaaaaaaaaaagtaaagtttttgagttttgagtAATATTTAGACAGCGTTTTGGTGAGGCGGGGAGCCGTTTTCTTATGAGGTCCTCTGGCGCTTTATTCTCCTTTCAATCCCAAAATGTTCAGTGAAGGAAACCACGTCGCCATAGCCATCTATAAAtgcttctctctctcttcccgTTTTCTCTTTTCAACTCCATTTCTTCATCCACTGACCTACACAAATTCACAATGGGATCGCCCTCCTCTCAGATCAATGCCTACCATCTCTCCTTTAAGGTTCTCCTTATTGGCGATTCCGGCGTCGGCAAAAGCAGCCTTCTACACACCTTCATTTCCGCCTCTCTCCACGATCTTACTCCCACCATTGGTACTTCTTTCATCTAACTCAACCCCTTATGTTTCCTTTCCTCTTTAGTTCAATCTTAAGttcattaatttgtaatttaatacCCAAAGTTAGGGAGTCGCAAGTATAGGTCATTTTATGGATTTGACTTTATATTGATTAGTTGTTTAAAGGGGGAATTTATGTTCTCTGTCATCTGTAGGTGTGGATTTCAAGATCAAGCAACTTACGATTGGTGGGAAGAGGTTGAAGCTGACTATTTGGGATACTGGTAATGAATTTAATTGAATGGAATGGATCTCTGTATTTTTATACGTTTTTATGATTTCAATTCTGGAGTTCAACGTTGAATTTTTGGATCGTTTTGAAGTTTCAAATCTAGGCTAAAACATATTTTCAGTCCAATGTACTAAGTTTGATTATTTTGTCTCTGTCTTCTTAACTATTTTGTCTCTATACTTGACAAATATTATGATCCAACATCTAGCGTAAATATATTTCTGGGATCTAGGCATTTTGATAGATGGGTGATTGAATcacttttaatttttgattaGTTCTTTTCaatggaaaaaagaaattaaaccaaaaatttAATTGTGATGTTTTTGAAAGGACTAAATAGTATATTTTAATAGATTGTGAGCAGGGAGGAAAatattacttttatttatttattattattattattattttctaaaacaAGGTAATTGGAGCAGTGGGATTTTGACCCTTGATGGAATTCTGTAACCAACTTTCTTTACCAGTTGAGAACCTCTTGTTGGTCTTTGATCTGTTAATTTCAGTTCCAAGTAGACTTTCTTGCCCTTAATGACTTAATTACTGAAGATATTTTAAGTTCTTCATGCACATTAAAGCTTGCTTGACTATAAATATAAACTACAAAACTATTCTCTCAAAAGATGGATGACTTTCTGAAGCATTAAGTTGTCCATTCAAAATTTATTGGAAGAATTAAATTAAGAATTTAATGTTACATAAAGAAAAGGTGGCTGACTTTCTAAAGATTTAACCTGGTGCAGCTGGGCAAGAGAGGTTCAGATCATTAACTAGTTCATACTACAGAGGTACACAAGGGATCATTCTTGGTAAGTTATCAAAAATGGCACTCTTGTTTTTTGACTTGAATGCATTCTATGATTTACTGTCAGCTCTCCGTGTCTATTGAATGTGCTAAACATATCAAACGATGATATTATAATGAAGCTTAGCTTAGCTTCTTTGAGAAGTGGTAATAGCGCATTGAGCCAGCCTGATAATACCCCTGAATTAGGAGAAGAATGTGCAGAAGAtagtttgttatttttcttcttgtGCCCTAAAACCTCTTTTGCAATTAACTGAATTGGAAATTCTGTATTGATTCCTTTTGTTGAATTCTCTCAGAACTAGTTCTCTCGGCCATTTGATGAGCACCCATGTAGGAGACACTGAAGTTGCACAGCCTAGATTGAGATACTGCTTTTGTGAAGTTGCTAGATTAGAAATTGACATATCTGATTGATTGGCTTTTTTGGATAGAACTTTGTTGTTTATGTTTCATTCATagctttttctttcatttccattTCCTCCTCTAGTTGCAGTGcacattattattgttatttaaacAAAACAGTGCACAATAAATTCTTATTTAATTCTAGAGTGGCAGTTATTTGTCAAATATGTTAGTTCTCATCAAATTCTTTAGATCCTAAAGTACGAGTTCGTGAAGAATTGTATATTGGCACTTTTTCCGATTACATTATTTTTAGTCTACTGACATTGTTGTATTCTTGTTTTGTCTTAGTTTATGATGTGACTCGGAGAGAAACCTTTACAAACTTATTGGATGTATGGGCAAATGAAGTTGAGCTTTATTTGACAGATCAGGACTGTGTCAAGATGCTCGTTGGAAACAAAGTTGACAGAGTAAGTCTAGTCAATCCAGTTCATTAATGTATAAACTAGAATTCCTACATATATATTGGATGAAAAATGATGGATCAGATACTAATGTTTTGGCGAAAATTGCAAGACGATCTCAGACGATCTTGGACCATTTAACATTTGATGATGTTTTGTTTCGTTTTGTTATTTCCCCTCTGCAATAATCTGCAAAGTAGAGTCAATCTATACTGCAGATTTAAGGTATATGTAAAAGTAAAATGTCAGTGCAcacaatttttcctttttatgtgTTGCAATAATATCTCAGGAATCTGAAAGGGCTGTAAGCAGAGAAGATGGGATTGCACTAGCCAACAAGCTTGGATCTTTGTTTCTTGAGTGCAGTGCTAAAACCAGAGAAAATGTAGAGAAATGTTTTGAAGAACTTGCAGTTAaggtgcttttttttttaacccaaCAGTTCTCATCTAATTAcattacaaaaaaattaatgacaTTTTACATGTGAATGTGATATGTAGAAACATAGCAGACTGGTTGATGGTGCACACAGAAAATAGTTGTAAGAGTTGAGTCTAAAAATggttcttttatttttcctttttaatacTAATGGATAACTGTTTAATGAAACTTATAGCCAGTAATAACAGCAATCAGTTCTTAGGGAGCCATAGTGGGGCGAGATtctgttttttagtttttatgtaTGATTTTCCAATTATGAATATTTAGGAGAAAATGTTAATATTTTGAGAAAACTACCTTTTGAGAAAACAGTTTTCTGGAATAGATGCTTTGGTTCCTAAGGTTTCAAAATATACCATTTTAATCCCCGAATTTTTAAGAAATAGACTTAAAAGGTCCTAGTgcagttttatttttattatcttaAGGTAGagatgatattttaaattaaaaagaatgatTAAAAAATTTCCTCTCCTCTCCTGTTGGTACTCTCCTTCCATcttatttaattgttattttttattcaaaataataaaaagacaATACTTAGGGACTTTTtgaacctatttttaaaaatttaaaggacaaaaagtatattttgaaattttaaggatCAAACGCACTTATTGTTGCAAACTCAAGtactaaaaagataatttttctgagtatttttatataatttttcagTTTAAGACAAGCCAGGAGGGGACAATTCCCCTCTCCCCTTCCTTCTTTGCTTCTTCGCTTCGCCCTCGATCAATTCTAGGTAGCACTTTCAAATACTTTGCTCAGTAGAAAATTTCCCAAGCGAACAAGTTTAGAATTATGTTCATATAAAGGCAGCTCCTAAGAATCTGAGAATTATGAAATTATTCTTTCGAAACTACCCATATGTAATTGCTGTGCAGATTATGGAGGTTCCCAGTTTCTTGGAGGAAAGATCCACTATGTTAAAGAGGAACATTTTAAGGCAAAAGCAGGAAAGTCAAGCTCAACATAGTGGTGGTTGTTGCTCTTAGGAGGCAACTTATATAAAAATCACATCATTGTATATGTAAATTTCTTCTCTTACACTTGCTTTCTCCCATTCAGTTGTAAGTTATTATTTGTGCTGtctgaaagggaaaaaaaactcaCATAATTACATTGATTTGCTTTGTGTAGAGAGCTAAATTCCTTTTTTGGGTCCAAAAATaaggtaaaaatatgtaaagtCTTGCAAAGTTGCTCCTCACTTAAACTCATAGTCTAAACTATGATGGACACTAGGGATGAAGGTCTATCAGTGTGGTAGGATAAGACCATTAGTATAATTCTACATTTTATTTGATTATATCGAACAAATATAGGTCGAACCATTATAATCTCGGTATTATTGTTCTCTCTTCTCTACTTTTGATCTACTTTGTAGCTATCTGGTTCTATTTCTTACAATTTTATTTCGGCATTGTTATTCTCGATTGTTTTGGTTTCAACACATTGCCTTCTATTGATTATATACTACGGTAAGTGATAGAGGCCTATCAGCAATAGAAGTCTACCATTGAAAAACCCTACATTTTGTAAATtactatgaagcacagatacagaTATCGTTATACGATACGGATATGATTGGATACGGTGATTCgtgaatttctaaaaaactaagatacggatatgtTTAAAGATacgtcattttttatatatatttctaaaaaaagagGATACCGatatgttgaagatacattttttttcttaaaaaaatctaggatatagataaatttagcatacaatttaataacaatagcacaaaatagaatacaaacactgaaatacaatacaaaaaaagcaacatctaataTGTTAaaatacaatagttaataaaatgtaatagaaaagtgattcatattacaaagaagaagattagagggagaaatatgaagataaacgaagaatttcttcatcgaattgttgaaaatatccaaatggtttatattttggtgtactttgtggggactcaaatgtgaagatgaagattagatgattctagggtttggtcttttatttattttttttccttttagttttggactcgagtagtgggGTGGGTTTTGAATAagttgcctagttttagattgagaaagattaaatgagttgcttgtctttttttctttaaaaaaaaggtacacatagaaatagatatgtcaaatcgcgtgtcagatacgtatctaggaagtatctggaagtatcggtatccgatacgtgtcttATACGGATTCTTTGCCCCATATGAAGTATCAGTGCTTCATAGGTAAATTATAAttagggtaattgcaattgctaacatttttaggaataataaccaggtgtataacattatttaaaaaaattgcaaatatagccaaGTTTATcatctatcgttgatagactctcaAGTCTttcagcgatagacttctattattgatagactcctaccagtgatatggtttattattaatagactcctaccaataatattgtcttatcactgatagactatttaaatttggtcatatttgtaattttttttacattatgaaATCTGCTAATATTTTGaatctaatgtctatatttgtaacTGTCCGTGAATTTCAAATACAAACCATGGAAAAATCATAACTGCTCAACAATTattagtaataaaataaaataatggatATTCATACTACATTCTATGTTTGACAGTTTAACAACTAAATGTATAACA
This genomic window from Benincasa hispida cultivar B227 chromosome 4, ASM972705v1, whole genome shotgun sequence contains:
- the LOC120075204 gene encoding ras-related protein RABC2a-like isoform X2, which gives rise to MLLSLFPFSLFNSISSSTDLHKFTMGSPSSQINAYHLSFKVLLIGDSGVGKSSLLHTFISASLHDLTPTIGVDFKIKQLTIGGKRLKLTIWDTAGQERFRSLTSSYYRGTQGIILVYDVTRRETFTNLLDVWANEVELYLTDQDCVKMLVGNKVDRESERAVSREDGIALANKLGSLFLECSAKTRENVEKCFEELAVKIMEVPSFLEERSTMLKRNILRQKQESQAQHSGGCCS
- the LOC120075204 gene encoding ras-related protein RABC2a-like isoform X1, giving the protein MLLSLFPFSLFNSISSSTDLHKFTMGSPSSQINAYHLSFKVLLIGDSGVGKSSLLHTFISASLHDLTPTIGVDFKIKQLTIGGKRLKLTIWDTAGQERFRSLTSSYYRGTQGIILVYDVTRRETFTNLLDVWANEVELYLTDQDCVKMLVGNKVDRESERAVSREDGIALANKLGSLFLECSAKTRENVEKCFEELAVKFKTSQEGTIPLSPSFFASSLRPRSILDYGGSQFLGGKIHYVKEEHFKAKAGKSSST